GTGCCTAACAATGCATCAGCAAAGAAGAGAGTGAAACAGACGGCCAAGAGAACAGTAATGAACAGGGCCGCCAGGACGAAATTCAGGAATGCTTCCAAGAAGCTGTATAAGGCAATGGAAGAGGGCGAAGATCCACAGGCAGTTTCTTCCATGCTTAGCGAAGTATATTCTACTCTCGACAGGGCGGCGAAGTCCGGAACCATTCACAGGAATACGGCTTCACGTAAGAAGGCAAGATTGACCGCCAAAGTCAAGACATATGTCGAAGCGAGAGGTTGATTGAACGAAAAAATAAAAAAGGTGGCCTGAGCCACCTTTTTTTGTTGTAGATAGTTATCCAATACTTTCCGGAGTTGCATCCTGGTGAGTCCCTGCAAGGACGTTTTCCTCCGTCTCAGGGTCAAATAGGTGCATCATAGACATATCGAAGACCAGATCCATCTTGTCTCCCGAAGATGCTCTGCTCTTGGGATCGACCTTGGCCACGATATCATCGCCGTGAATATTTGCGTGGATAAGAGTCTCGCTTCCGAGAGGCTCGACGACCTCTACGTTACCCTTTACTATGAACTCTTCTTTCGGTGCCACCGAGTACATCTTATCGTAGATGTCTTCCGGCCTTATACCGAATGTCGTCTCCTTGCCTACCAGGTGTTCGAGCCTTTCAACCTTGTCTTCAGGAACGAGAAGCTTCATGTCTTCCTTTATAACCCAGACTTTGCCTCCTTCAGAGACAAGCTTTGCGCTGATGAAGTTCATTGCAGGAGTGCCTATGAACCCGGCAACGAACTTGTTTCTCGGCTCGAAGTACACGGAGTAAGGATCCCCGATCTGCTGGATTATTCCGTCTTTCATGATTACGATTTTGTCGGCCATGGTCATTGCCTCGACCTGGTCGTGAGTAACGTATATTATAGTCGCCTGAAGATTCTGGTGCAGTCTCTTGAGTTCGGCTCTCATTTGAACCCTTAGTTTGGCGTCGAGGTTGGAGAGGGGTTCGTCAAAAAGGAAGACCTTTGGTTTTCTGACTATCGCTCTTCCGACTGCGACTCTCTGTCTCTGACCACCCGAGAGCTGCTTCGGCTTACGGTCTAGCAATTGCTCTATTCCAAGGATTCTCGCCGCTTCCTTGACTCTCTCTTCGATCTCCGGCTTCGGCGTCTTTCGCAGTTTCAGTCCGAATGCCATATTTTCGTAAACCGACATGTGCGGATAAAGAGCGTAGTTCTGGAATACCATGGCGATGTCTCTATCCTTAGGTTCGACATCGTTGACGACCTTCCCGCCGATCTTGATGATTCCTTCCGTAATCTCCTCCAAACCGGCAATCATTCTCAATGTCGTAGTCTTTCCGCAGCCCGACGGACCCAGGAGAACGAGAAACTCCTTGTCCTGTACTTGAAGATTTGCATCGAGAACGGCCTTGAATCCGTTCGGATAAGTCTTGCCTACCTTCTCGAGGGTAACTTCTGCCATCTTGCACCTCCGTCAATCATCATCAACTTCAACAATAAGATCCTTTATCTCAACATCCATCGCTTCATCCCCGGCGTCCATCAAATAGAGATCGTGAACTCTTTCCAGGAACCTGTTGAGGAGCACATACTTGTCATAGTCCATAACGACGGCCTTTGGGAGCCCGTTTTTTGTTATAATAATATCGGCCTTCTCGCAATCGTCAACTACCTTTGAAAAGTGCGTTTTTGCTTCGGCCAGTGAAAAAAAAGAGAGCTCGTGTAATCTTGACAAGAGAACCACCTCGGGACCATTATACAGTATGACCACAATTATAGTCAAGCTTTTGCTTTCGGAGGTGCCAGGGATGGCGAAGAAGTTTTTTCTGAAACAACCAATGATGAGAAAGGTTATCTACGCTCTCCTTCCGATTTTGGTCTTCGCTGTTGGGAATTTCGGCTGGGTGGTGTTTTCCAAGGTCTTACTTTCGATAGTTATCTCCGTTTTTGTTGAATGGCTGTTCGAAAGCAAAAAGGGGAAGCCCGTAAGTGAAGCTGCAATTGTTACCGGGTTCCTGATTGGATTGATTCTGCCTCCTGCCGTTCCCTTCTGGATAGTCGTAGTTTCAAGCTCCTTTGCAATAGTCTTCGCCAAGATGGCCTTTGGAGGCTTCGCCAGGAATCTTTACAATCCTGCATTAGTTGGCAGGGCCTTCGTCTACGTCAGTTTTCCTGCCGCAGTACAGCAAAGCTGGACTCCGGCAGTTCAGAGCTGGGGACAGGGCTTCACTCGCTGGATCAGCTCGGATATTATCACTATGGCCACCCCCGCAAATATCATCAGGGGCGGCGGAGAGGTTAACGCGTGGCGGATGATATTCGGAAACATAGCCGGTTCTTCCGGCGAAACAGCGAAATGGTTGATTGCAGCCGCTGCGGTCTATCTAATCATGACAAAGGTGGCGTCCTGGAAGATTATAGTATCGACTCTGGTTTCGGCATTCGTGATGTCGGGAATAATCTTCATTTTTGACCCTTCAAGAATGAACCCATTCCATTGGATGATCGGAGGCAGCATCATGTTTGGAGCCGTCTTCATGGCAACGGATCCGATAAGCGCACCGAAGAAAGATAGGGCCAAATGGATCTACGGGGCTATGATAGGATCTCTTGCAGTCATAATAGGTACATTCTCGTTGTTCGGAGCCGGTTTGATGTTCGCTGTCCTTATTGCAAACACATTTGCCTCTCTTCTTGATTATCTGAGTACCCCGAAGAAGGTGAAAGCATGAACGAAAAGCTTTACTCTGTATTCTTTGCTTTCATTCTAACAACGGTGTTTGTCCTGTGTCTCGCAGGTATCAACGCACTTGCTTCCGGTACGATCGAGAGAAATGAGCGGCTCGAGTTTCAGAGATCGTTGATCTATGTATTCGAGCTTTCGGATGGAGCTGATTTCCCTTCGGATGGGGAAGTTCAGGAGCTCTATTCAAGCAGAATCAAAGAGGTCGAGGGAGAGCAGACTGTCTATGTCGTCGAGAAGGACGGAACGAGAGAGTTTGCCTTTACTGTTCAAAGCGCCGGTCTCTGGGGAACTATTACGGCTCTTGTGGCGGTAGACGAGAGCGGATCAAGAATAACGGGAATAGATTTCGTCAGCCACTCGGAAACTCCAGGACTTGGCGGAAGAATTGATGAAGAGTCGTTCAAAGAGCAGTTCAGGGGAGAATTAATCTCATCTGACTCTTCGGCAAGAGTAGCTGTGGTATCAGGTCAGGATACCGCTTCTAGAGACGACTCAAAGGTCGACGCAATTACTGGAGCAACGAGAACTTCGGAATCTATCCAGGCCTTATTGAATAAGGCGGTTAACACGGTTTTTCCGGTAGTTCTTGAGGTGGTGGATTAAAATGGCTGAATCGAAGAAGACGATCTTCCTCGCGAATATCTGGAAGAATAACCCCGTAATTGTTCAGATACTTGGGATTTGTTCGGCCCTGGCGGTAACGAACAATCTCACTAACACACTGATAATGGGAATAGGCCTAATTTTTACTACGGCATTCTCTTCACTCACCATTTCGGCTCTTAGAAGGCATATTCCCAAGAATGTGCGAATGATGGTTCAGGTTCTGATAATCGCTACATACGTAATAATACTGGATATCGTTCTCAAGGCTTATCTTCCTTCGATAAGCAAGGCCCTCGGCCCTTACGTCGGTTTGATTATCACTAACTGCATAATCATGGGCAGAGCCGAGGCCTTTGCGCAATCACACGGGCCGGTCCTTTCATTCATTGACGGAATCTCCGCCGGAATAGGCTATTCGCTGATTCTTCTGGCAGTAGCCTTCATCAGGGAGCTGCTTGGGTTCGGAACTTTGTTTGGATTGAGGGTCATGCCGGAAGGCTTTACTCCCTGGGTGATAATGATTATGGCACCCAGTGCCTTCTTCATACTTGGCGCCATAATCTGGATCGCTCGCACACCTATCGTGAAGAAGAAGTGAGGGGGGAGATGTAGATGGGAGTTCCGCTTAATCCTTTTGTTATAATGATCGCTGCGGCACTTACGAGCAACATGGTTCTGAGCAATTTTCTCGGGATGTGCTCGTTCATCTCCGTTTCGAGAGATATCAAGACGGCCAACGGCCTTGGGATGGCAGTAACCTTCGTTCTAACACTGACATCGGTCTTGAATTATATAGTTTACTACTATATTCTTGTTCCGCTGAATCTCGTCTATCTACGGTACATCGTATTCATCGTAGTAATAGCTGCATTTGTCCAATTTCTGGAGATGGTCATAGACAGGTTCTCTCCGGCTCTCTATATCAATCTGGGAATCTTCTTGCCTTTAATCACCGTAAACTGTGCGATCCTTGGCGGTGTTTTGTTCATGATCATCAGAGAATACAACCTGATACAGTCGCTCTTCTTCGGGTTTGGATCCGGAGCGGGCTGGTGGTTGGCAATAGTCGCGCTGTCCGCGATGAGAATGAGGCTTAGAGAAAAGGATCTTCCCCCTCAGCTGGTAGGACCCGGCATAACCATGATAATCATTGGCATTATGGCCCTCGCCTTTATGGGCTTCTCGGGCATGCTGCCCGTTCAGTAAGGTGGTGTTTGGCTTGGAAATAATCATCTCTGCTCTGGTCGTTGGAGGGATCTCCGCGGTTCTCGCTGCCGTTCTTACAGTCGCAGATGCCCTGGTTAACAACTACGGAGAAGTGAATATCACGGTAAATGAATCCAAGAGCTACAAGGTGAAGGGCGGATCGACTCTGCTTTCCACTCTCGCGGGAGAGAAGATCTTCATCCCCTCGGCATGCGGAGGCAAGGGAAGTTGCGGACTGTGCAAGGTTAAGGTCCTTAGTGATATAGGACCCATTCTTCCCACGGAACTGCCTTATCTCTCGCCCAAAGAAAAAAAGGACAATATCAGGCTTTCATGTCAGGTAAAAGTGAAAAGCGATGTATCTATCGAGATTCCCGAAGAGCTTTTCAACATACGTGAGTACCTTTCAACCGTCTCATCCATAGAGGATGTCACTCATGATATTAAGGAACTCTTCTTCGATCTTGAAGAAGAGATAAGGTTCAAAGCCGGTCAATATGTTCAACTGATCGTGCCTGGTTATGGAGATATAAAGGGAGAGACAATGAGAGCCTATTCTATGTCATCTCAGCCCTCCGTTAAGGACGGAGTTGAACTGCTTGTGAGGCTCGTTCCCAATGGAATCGTGACAACTTACGTCCACAAGATGCTTAGAGTGGGAGACAAGATAAGAATCCTTGGACCGTTTGGAGACTTTTTTCTCAGAGAGACCGATTCAGATATAATATTCATTGCCGGTGGTTCGGGGATGGCTCCAATAAGGTCGATAGTACTGGACATGATGGAAAAGGGCGTGGAAAGAAATGCCTATTATTTCTTTGGAGCAAGGAGCAAGAGGGATCTCTTCTATCTTGAGGAAATGAAGGAGATCGAAAGTAAAATGCCCAACTTCCATTTCATACCGGCTCTGTCCGACCCCCTGCCCGAAGACGGCTGGGAAGGCGAAGTGGGACTTATAACCGATGTGGTTGACAGGTACCTTGCCGAGCAGGGAGATGAGGCTTCCAGAGAGGGTTACCTTTGCGGAAGTCCTGGGATGATAAATGCTTGTATTAGTGTATTGAAAAAGCATAACGTACCGGAAGAAAAGATCTACTACGACAAATTCGGATAGTTTTGGAGGTGAGATTTTGAAACAGACTCCGGACTTCGATAGAATTCAGGAAAACATGAGAGCCGGCAGCATAACCGGTCCGGGCTTTCTTGGCGATGATGAAAGAAACCTTCTCGATATTATCAGAGAGGATGAGTCTAAGGTGAAGGAACTGGGCTTGACGAATGAAACAATCGCTGACAAGCTGGAAATACTTATGAAGCAAGGTGAAAGGGGATTCGGTTCGCCTGTCAAAGTCGATGATCGCTTCGTAGTAATCGTCGAGGAGAGTCGCGGTTACATACCCTGCCCCTTTCGGCACGGACATCTTTCAAAAAAAGTAAACGTCAATGTGAGAAATATCACCCTGAAGAAAGAGATAGACTATTCGCCGATTTCGATTCATCTCATTCGAGAGCACGGTTTCTATCAGGGAAAAGGTTCGACCTACAGGCTTGATCCTGAAATGCTCGCCAGGATGCTGGAGCTGATTTGACCAGATGAATTTTCCGGATGTGATTGAAAATGGTCAGAAAGTATAGTTCAAGAAACAGGGCGCTTTTCACGGTCTTTTTTGTGGTCGCGTTGACAGCATTTGCTTCTTATTACGCTTTTGGACACAAGATGGATGTTGTCGTTCCCAGCAGCGAGATCGGACTGGATGAGCTGACCTTCAACAGCAGCGTTTTCTCCCTTCTTGGTGAGGCACCCTTTCCACCTGATCAGGGTCTCGCAAACGGAGTTTCTGTAGAGCAGGACGATGGCGAGGTGATCCGGGTATTTTACCCGCCCGAAGACGATTCGGTCAGGAGCTTTCAGTTCGAGCTGAACTCCAGGGTGATCAATGTGTATATCTGGAAGATGGATTCCGCAGATTCCGCGAGAAGAACCTGGGAGACGCTCTTTCTTGTGGAATGTTCCGTGCTGACGAGAGACATGGGCAGGATAAAGAAGGCCGATTACTCCTACGCGAAAGTGGTTAGGTTCGGCGGCAAAGACCAGGTTCTCATCTGGCAGAAAGGAAATTGGGTGGTACTGGCCAAGAGTCCGGGATTTACGATGGAAAGAGAAGAGGAGAAAAAGATTCTAACTGAGCTATTCGATCCTAGTATAAGAAATTGATCTCTTCTTCTGAATAGACTTCAATAGCGTTCTTCATGAGAAGCTCTGCTGTTATTCCCATTCCGTCGATCATCACCCCGCTGAAAGTGCCGTCGTAAATGCCTTTGCAACCACAAGAAGGGCTCCTGGATCTGAGGACGGCGATACTGGCTCCGGAAAGCTTCGCTATTTTCAAGACCTCTTCGGCTCCTCGTATATAGTTCTGAGTAACATCCTTCCCAAACTGATCGATAACTATCCTTGTTGCCCGCCAGTCGTTAGAAGTAGTTATTTCCGCCCTGGGACGCGGTGTCGGGAGTCCTCCGAGCTGCTCAGGACAGACCGGTAAAAAAACAAACCTGTCCACCAGCTCAAGAAGCTCTAAAGACAGGTTGTTATCACCGCGATACGTACAGTTGACACCGATGAGGCAGGCGCTAACCAGGATCTTTGTCATTTACCACCGGCAGCGGTGCCGTCGTCCTCTCTTCTTATGACGTACATGAGGTCACGTGTTGGAAGCATAGAAAGGGGATTCATCGTGTTGGTCTTTGGATCTCTGACTTCGAAATGTACATGAGGACCAGTCGAAATACCTGTGGTTCCGACCCGGCCGATCAACGAACCGGTCTCCACTCTTTGACCTACATAAACACTGATCCTGCTCATGTGGCCATAACGGGTTACGTAACCGTTGTCGTGCTGTATTTCAACCATGTTTCCATAACCACCGTTTATTCCGGCAAAGACTACTGTTCCCCTCGAACCCGCAAAGATCGGCGTTCCTTCTGGAGCCGCAATGTCAAGCCCCGAATGGAATGAGGGCTGTCCGCTTACCGGGTGGGTTCTCCAACCGTAATCGGAAGATATAACTCCATAAATGGGCCACCTGAAAGGGGAACTCTGTGGGACATACTGACACAAGTTTATTAGAGACATGGGAACGAAGATCCTCTGTCCGGGGTTGATGATTGAATTGGGACTAAGGTTGTTCGCCGCTATCAACTCCTCGACAGGAGTGAAGAAAAGCTTTGCTATGTAATCGAAGGTATCGCCGGACTGAACGTCGTAGATCAGACCATCGGGCTGAGGTATCCGAAGCGTATCCCCTGCCTTTATGCTGCTAGGATTCTTTAGATTGTTGAAATCTATAATCGTCGAAATGCAAACATCCAAATCCCTGGAAATAGTGTGAATCGAGTCTCCCGATCTAACCACGTATGTAACGAGGAAAAACGCAAAACTGCGAGTCATTAAAAGCAAAGACATAACTAAGAATAACAGAATGACCCGACGGTTCATTCCCTGCCACCTCCAAAAAGCCCCAAGAAGAAGAAGATTACCAAAATCATTATACCAAAAAGCAGTCCAACGGCAAAATGCAAACCAAAAATTGATTGTAAAATAATGGATAATCCTATAAGTATAGATATCGCAGTTCCCATCAGTACTACTGAGGCTGCTGTATCCTTGAGTACACGGACTCTTTCATCATAGTAAGGGCGCAGAATATCGGCAATCTTCTCCACCAGAGTGTTAATTCCTTCGAGAAGTAATACCATAAGCGTACAGAAAAGAAGCCAATAATAATCATTCTTATCTAACCCGAGCAGAGCGCCCAGTGTTAAAATTACTGCTCCGAACACTAGCTGGATTCTGAAGTTCCGTTCTTTCAAGAGATGCTTTATTCCATTTGTAGCGTTGCCAAGACTTCTGACAAACTTCTTCATTCAAATCCCCGGCCGACAGAATCGATTCTTTCTCTTCTAATATTATAAGACTTCTCAATTAGTGAGTAACCGAAATCAATCGCCTGGGAGTTCATCTCAACGTACTTTGCCTTTATATGCTTTACCATGGCTTCCTTAAGTGACTGGGTAGTGACGAAATTGCCGGCTCTGGCAATCAGTCCCAACCCCACCATATTGGCAGGAAGCGTGCTTGAAAATCTGTTCTCTGTGAGTTCCGTTACTGGCTTGGAAATTATCTTTCTCGTCATTCTTATTCCTTCTTTCGGAATAGATTTCACGAGGGTCGAATCTATTATAAGGACGCCGTTCATATGAATCAGCGGAACGTGAGCATTAACGGCAGTCTGATGCATGGAGTAGATCAGTTCAAAGGAATGCGCCTTCGGGTAGTCGATCGGCTCGCTGTTAAAAAGGACATCGCAATAAGAGAGTCCGCCTCTCACCTGCGCACCGAATGATTGCGTCTGAACGACCCAGCTTCCCTGTATGAGGAGCGCTTCGGCGAGAATTATACCCATCAAGACATTTCCCTGACCACCGATACCGGAAATTCTTACTGAATGAGGTTCTGAAAACGCGTGCTTCATTCTTCGTCACCCCTCTCGGCAGCGATTATCCGTTCGCTCATAATCCTGTATCTGTCGCTGTAAGTTTCCGCATCTATATTCACAAACTCGCCGGCAACTATCTTGTCCGATAATTCCTCGGGAGACATTGTTTTTGCTTTTTTGATCTGTACAGTGTTCTTTTTGAAATGTGTCAGCAGATCTTCCGGTTTGGACATCGCATTGTATCTTCCGTAGTATGTGTGACAGTTGGTCATTATCTCCACCACTCCCATACCCTTGTGATTCAAGGCCTTCTGAATGAACTGAACCATCTGGGCATAGTGAAAGACCGTCGACCTTGCGACATAAGTTGCGCCGGAAGAGACTGCTAGATTCACTATGTCGAACGAGTTCTCAACATTTCCGTACGGAGAAGTCGAAGCTATTTTTTCATGAGGTGTTGTCGGCGAGTACTGCCCGCCGGTCATTCCGTAAATATTATTGTTGAAGACTATCACGGTAAGATCCATGTTTCTCCTGCAGGCATGGATGAAGTGATTTCCTCCAATTGCCATCATATCTCCGTCTCCGCCCATAACTACGACGTTGAATTCCGGTCGTGCCAGTTTTACGCCTGTAGCGAACGCTATGGCCCTTCCGTGAAGAGTATGCATAGTGTTGAAGTTAAGGTATCCTGTGACCCTGGAAGAGCATCCAATGCCGGATATTACGGCGACTCTGTCGGGATCGAGGGCGTCCTTGTCGACCGCGTCGATGAAGGCTTTCATAATAACGCCGTTTCCGCAGCCGGGACACCAAACGTGGGGCATCCTGTCTTGCCTAAGATACTTAGTTAGCCTTGCGATAGCCATGATTTCCTCCCATTCACTCTGTAAAATGCGTCATGACGACACCTGTCTTATCGAACATGAACTCAGTAAGTGGATCGGGATAGCCTTCAGAGAAGACGACCCGCTTAATGCCAGCATTTATTATCAGTCTGGCGCAAATGGAGCAGGGACGGTGGGTTACATAGATTGTCGACCCGTTTGTCGAAATTCCAAATTTCGCAGCTTGAGACAGGGCGTTCTGTTCGGCATGAGCCGCGTAGCAGATCTCCTGATTCTGACCTGAAGGGATTTTTAGAGCGTCTCTGATACACTCCGTCTCATCGCAGTGAGGAAATCCAGAAGGCGGCTGGTTATAGCCCGTAGCGAGAATTCGATTCTCTCTTACGATCAGGGCTCCGACCTTTCTGTGATGACAACTCGACCTCTCCCTCACCTGGTAGGCAAGTTTCATGAAGTACGAGTCCCAGCTCTCTGTAGGGCTTGTGGATTTATGAACCGAAAAATGATCAAGGAAATCCGAAAGTTCTTCAACAGACATCATCTCAGTCCTTCCAAAAGTTCAATATGTCTTTCCTCTTCAGCGACGATCTTCTTCAGAGCGTCGGCAGTCTCGGCCTTTACGTTATTCACGAAACTCCTGTAGAAAGCTATGCTCTTTCTCTCGACTTCTATTGCCAGGGCTATAGCCTCGTCATAATCGGAACTGCTCATCGCATCGTGGAGTCTGCCGGAAAAAACAGCTTCCTCAGTCAAGTCCTCCATATAAGCCCCTGCGTTGTCCCAGTTTACGAGTTCGGCGGCCTCTTCCTGGAATCTCTTCAGGAGAGCGCGGAATGTCTCTGCATGTCTTCTCTCCTGAGAGGAAAGAAAACGAAAGACCGAGCCCTGATTTTCATTGTCAGTGCTCTCGGCCAGGTCTCTGTAGAAATCCGCTCCTTCATTTTCGATTCTCAATGCAATCTCGAGCACCTCATGTGGAGAAAGCAATTTCCATCTCCTCCTTAATATCTAAGAGCTTCTGAAAAACACTTCTAGAAAAATCCATCCCACTCTCGTTCAACGCTACAATTCCGTTGTCGGGCGAAAGATACTCCCCCAGGTAGAGTCTTATTCTAGAAATCAAGAGATCGAGAAGCTCTTTTGGATATCCCTTGCGAGACAGATCTACCCCTTCCGTTAATCTGAGCCCCATAAAAAGAGTCTCAAACAATTCCTGTATGACGGTGTTTTGGTTAAATTCACTGACAGGCACAATATTCCGACCAATAAGATCATGATAGTGATTCAGGTCTCCCGTATTGACATATCTCTTCCAGTCAAAGTGGCCGCCCGCCGAAAGCCCAAAACCCAGGTACTGCTCATTACGCCAGTACTTGAGATTATGAAGGCATTCTCTGTCATCCATTGCCCACGAAGAGATCTCATATCTCCTGTAGCCCATCTTCCCCAGTGATTCAAGAACCAAATCGTGGAGCCTTTCTAGGATTTCAGGGTCGGGCAGTTCAATGATAGCATCATGCACCTGACTCATCAATTCAGTTTCATGATCGGAATCAAAGACGTAATATGAAACATGGTCCGGTCCGATGGCGCCGATTAGTTCGAGATTCGCTCTCACGTTGCTCTCGGCTTCTCTGGGCAAGCCCAAAATGAAATCGAGATTCAGGTTGTCAAAGATATCTCTGCTCATTAGCAATCTCTCTGTCAGATCTGAAGGTACGGGCCTCTTGCAGATTTTGAGTATGCTCTTCTCAGATGACTGCACGCCAACCGATACTCTGCTGAAGCCCATCTTTCTCCATTCTAGGAGACGTTCTCTCTCAAGCTCCCAGGGATTGACCTCTATGGTAGCCTCTCTTATCTCCGTTCTCAGCGAACTGTTGAGATGCACGAGCAAATCATTCAGCAACTCGACTGGATAGAGCGACGGAGAGCCACCGCCGAAGTAGAGTGTTTCGACTGTTTCGGAAATCGAATACATTTCGATCTCCCTTTTCAAAGAACGATGATATTCGTCTATGAGGGCCGGATCATATCGAACGGTGCAGAAGTCACAGTACGAACATTTTCTGGCGCAAAACGGGATATGAACATAGACACCTGCACCCATTAGAAAACGAGCCTCATAAAGATCCCGTTCAAACTGAAGTTAGTGATCGAAATTCCAGCGAAAATCGAATCATCGCTTCCAAGTTTCGAGATCAGCATTTGAGCGTCAATTCCGCGCAAGCTGACCATCACGGTCGGCGAAAGCATCAGTCTGAGATCACCGGCTGGCACAATAAAATTGCCTGCGAAAGCCAATCCAAGGTCGAATGACAGGTAATTCATTCCTATCCCGATTCCGTATCCGATCTCTCCCAGAGAGTCGTTCGTCTTCAGATCCACAGTGGCGACAACATTCGTTTCTGCGTTTCTAATCCTCAAACTTCTCTCATATTCCTTCGCGTAAAGATACAGACCTATATCGTTGAATGAGAAGGAGTCTTCTCGATGGAGAAAGACGCTAAGTCCACCATTAAGCTGACCCAAAGGAAGCCTCACCCAGTTTCTTACGAGATACTTCATATCGCCAACCGTAGAAAGCTCGAGCTCGAGGGAAGTGTGCGAGAAGACCGGAATCTGATTCGTGTTGGTGACGTATCTAACCCCCATGAACAAACCTTCGTGACTCGCTAGGATCGAGCCTCTGAAGACTCCGTCCCTCGTCTTCAACTTCAGAAAACCCGTTGAAAACTCCTCCCAGCTGTCGACATAGGTCACGCCTACGTAAGGCGTTCCAGAAGCCAGCGCCAGAGTCATATAAATGTCTTCATAGGCCCTGATGTCTGCAGAGACGCTCCACCCTGCATTATTCAGTTTGATCTGAGTTTCGGCGGAAAGAATCACGACCGAAATCAACAATAAGAACAGGCATAGACCCTTCTTCAACCCTTAAGCATCCTCCTTGCGATCTCATTCACTTTCGATGGATTCGCCTTTCCTCTTGTAGCCTTCATAACTGCTCCGACAAAATACCCAAGAACGCCCTCTTTCCCGTCTCTGAACTGTTCAACTGCAGAGGGGTTATCGGTCATGGCCTTGCTCAAGGCATCTTCGATCACTTTGTCATCGTCTATCTGTTCAAGTCCCTTCTCTTTGACTATCTCCAGAGGCGATTTCCTTCCTTCCACAATAAATGGAAAGATTTCTTTCGCGATCTTGTTAGATATCTTCCCTTCGTCGATAAGCCCGAAAAGCTCCTTGAAATGTTCAGGACTCACCCTTACTTCTTCGACTGTGAGCTCCTTTTCATTCATAAGTCTCATGACCTCTCCCATGATCCAATTTGAGCTCTCTTTGGGTCTGCGAGTAGTCTGCGCAACTTCTTCAAAGTAAGAAGCTATTTCGCCGTCTGAAGAAAGAACGGTCGCATCGTAACGGGGAAGCGAGTACTGCTTCATGAATCTCTCAATCTTTTCCCATGGGAGTTCAGGGAGATTCCCCGCAATCCTTTCTATTAGATCTTCACTGACAATCAGTTCTGGAAGGTCCGGTTCCGGGAAGTAACGGTAGTCGTTTTCCTCTTCCTTCGATCTCATAGAAAACGTTTCTTTGGACGAGAAGCTCCACGATCTAGTCTCTTTGGCTACATCGCCTCCGGATGAAAGAA
This window of the Mesotoga sp. BH458_6_3_2_1 genome carries:
- a CDS encoding type II toxin-antitoxin system Phd/YefM family antitoxin, which translates into the protein MSRLHELSFFSLAEAKTHFSKVVDDCEKADIIITKNGLPKAVVMDYDKYVLLNRFLERVHDLYLMDAGDEAMDVEIKDLIVEVDDD
- a CDS encoding NADH:ubiquinone reductase (Na(+)-transporting) subunit F; this encodes MEIIISALVVGGISAVLAAVLTVADALVNNYGEVNITVNESKSYKVKGGSTLLSTLAGEKIFIPSACGGKGSCGLCKVKVLSDIGPILPTELPYLSPKEKKDNIRLSCQVKVKSDVSIEIPEELFNIREYLSTVSSIEDVTHDIKELFFDLEEEIRFKAGQYVQLIVPGYGDIKGETMRAYSMSSQPSVKDGVELLVRLVPNGIVTTYVHKMLRVGDKIRILGPFGDFFLRETDSDIIFIAGGSGMAPIRSIVLDMMEKGVERNAYYFFGARSKRDLFYLEEMKEIESKMPNFHFIPALSDPLPEDGWEGEVGLITDVVDRYLAEQGDEASREGYLCGSPGMINACISVLKKHNVPEEKIYYDKFG
- a CDS encoding RnfABCDGE type electron transport complex subunit D, producing MAKKFFLKQPMMRKVIYALLPILVFAVGNFGWVVFSKVLLSIVISVFVEWLFESKKGKPVSEAAIVTGFLIGLILPPAVPFWIVVVSSSFAIVFAKMAFGGFARNLYNPALVGRAFVYVSFPAAVQQSWTPAVQSWGQGFTRWISSDIITMATPANIIRGGGEVNAWRMIFGNIAGSSGETAKWLIAAAAVYLIMTKVASWKIIVSTLVSAFVMSGIIFIFDPSRMNPFHWMIGGSIMFGAVFMATDPISAPKKDRAKWIYGAMIGSLAVIIGTFSLFGAGLMFAVLIANTFASLLDYLSTPKKVKA
- the rpsT gene encoding 30S ribosomal protein S20; its protein translation is MPNNASAKKRVKQTAKRTVMNRAARTKFRNASKKLYKAMEEGEDPQAVSSMLSEVYSTLDRAAKSGTIHRNTASRKKARLTAKVKTYVEARG
- a CDS encoding NADH:ubiquinone reductase (Na(+)-transporting) subunit D, translating into MAESKKTIFLANIWKNNPVIVQILGICSALAVTNNLTNTLIMGIGLIFTTAFSSLTISALRRHIPKNVRMMVQVLIIATYVIILDIVLKAYLPSISKALGPYVGLIITNCIIMGRAEAFAQSHGPVLSFIDGISAGIGYSLILLAVAFIRELLGFGTLFGLRVMPEGFTPWVIMIMAPSAFFILGAIIWIARTPIVKKK
- a CDS encoding FMN-binding protein — protein: MNEKLYSVFFAFILTTVFVLCLAGINALASGTIERNERLEFQRSLIYVFELSDGADFPSDGEVQELYSSRIKEVEGEQTVYVVEKDGTREFAFTVQSAGLWGTITALVAVDESGSRITGIDFVSHSETPGLGGRIDEESFKEQFRGELISSDSSARVAVVSGQDTASRDDSKVDAITGATRTSESIQALLNKAVNTVFPVVLEVVD
- a CDS encoding ABC transporter ATP-binding protein; protein product: MAEVTLEKVGKTYPNGFKAVLDANLQVQDKEFLVLLGPSGCGKTTTLRMIAGLEEITEGIIKIGGKVVNDVEPKDRDIAMVFQNYALYPHMSVYENMAFGLKLRKTPKPEIEERVKEAARILGIEQLLDRKPKQLSGGQRQRVAVGRAIVRKPKVFLFDEPLSNLDAKLRVQMRAELKRLHQNLQATIIYVTHDQVEAMTMADKIVIMKDGIIQQIGDPYSVYFEPRNKFVAGFIGTPAMNFISAKLVSEGGKVWVIKEDMKLLVPEDKVERLEHLVGKETTFGIRPEDIYDKMYSVAPKEEFIVKGNVEVVEPLGSETLIHANIHGDDIVAKVDPKSRASSGDKMDLVFDMSMMHLFDPETEENVLAGTHQDATPESIG
- a CDS encoding electron transport complex protein RnfA, with the protein product MGVPLNPFVIMIAAALTSNMVLSNFLGMCSFISVSRDIKTANGLGMAVTFVLTLTSVLNYIVYYYILVPLNLVYLRYIVFIVVIAAFVQFLEMVIDRFSPALYINLGIFLPLITVNCAILGGVLFMIIREYNLIQSLFFGFGSGAGWWLAIVALSAMRMRLREKDLPPQLVGPGITMIIIGIMALAFMGFSGMLPVQ